One stretch of Pseudomonadota bacterium DNA includes these proteins:
- a CDS encoding SDR family oxidoreductase has translation MDLQLEGKSVLITGASQGIGWATAIAFAEAGCHLCLTARNAEALASVAKDARQRRKVEVELYPIDLTSPGAVAAIADRCGEVDILVNNAGAIPSGPLDSIDEAEWRAGWELKVFGYINMTRAFLPRMKARRSGVIVNDIGNSGQHYDSRYVAGSSGNAGLMAFTRAIGGSSLDYGVRVLAVNPGPVATQRMVKIMKRRALDLWGDEARWEELHAKYPGGRAATPEEVADLIVFLASPRASYITGTIVTIDGGISSRDSII, from the coding sequence ATGGATCTGCAGCTCGAGGGCAAATCCGTCCTGATCACCGGAGCCTCCCAGGGGATCGGGTGGGCGACGGCGATCGCTTTCGCCGAGGCGGGCTGCCACCTTTGCCTGACCGCGCGCAATGCCGAGGCGCTCGCAAGCGTCGCCAAGGACGCCCGCCAGCGCCGGAAGGTCGAGGTCGAGCTCTATCCGATCGACCTGACCAGCCCGGGTGCCGTCGCCGCGATCGCCGATCGCTGCGGCGAGGTCGATATCCTCGTCAACAATGCCGGCGCGATCCCCTCCGGTCCGCTCGACAGCATCGACGAGGCTGAGTGGCGCGCCGGCTGGGAGCTCAAGGTGTTCGGCTACATCAACATGACGCGGGCCTTCTTGCCGCGCATGAAAGCGCGCCGCAGCGGCGTCATCGTCAACGACATCGGCAATTCCGGCCAGCACTACGATTCGAGATACGTCGCCGGGAGCTCCGGCAATGCCGGGTTGATGGCGTTCACGCGCGCGATCGGCGGCTCCAGCCTCGACTACGGTGTGCGCGTCCTTGCCGTCAATCCAGGACCCGTCGCCACCCAGCGCATGGTCAAGATCATGAAGCGCCGGGCTCTCGACCTCTGGGGCGACGAAGCGCGCTGGGAGGAGCTGCACGCGAAATATCCCGGCGGCCGCGCCGCGACGCCGGAAGAGGTGGCGGATCTGATTGTCTTTCTAGCCTCGCCCCGGGCGAGCTACATCACCGGGACGATCGTCACCATCGACGGCGGCATCTCTTCGCGCGATTCCATCATTTGA
- the xth gene encoding exodeoxyribonuclease III, translating to MTKIATWNVNSVKARIVHLTEWLGSFQPDILMLQEIKCTSAEFPALELQALGYHVSCVGQKTYNGVALLTKSPASDIVTALPGNPEDSQARYLEATVGDLRVASIYLPNGNPVDTEKFTYKLAWLDRLGRHASGLLASERKIVLAGDFNVCLTDVDVYDPEAFRNDALCRSESRQRFRALVNQGYTDAYRALYPRSHAYSFWDYQGGAWQRDLGLRIDHLLLSPQAADHLVAVGIDRKPRDQERASDHTPVWCELGD from the coding sequence ATTACCAAGATCGCTACCTGGAACGTCAACTCGGTCAAGGCGCGCATCGTGCATCTAACCGAGTGGCTGGGCTCGTTCCAGCCGGACATCCTCATGCTCCAGGAGATCAAATGCACCAGCGCCGAGTTTCCGGCACTCGAGCTGCAGGCACTGGGCTATCACGTGAGTTGCGTCGGGCAGAAGACCTATAACGGCGTCGCCCTCCTCACCAAGTCGCCGGCGAGCGACATCGTCACGGCGCTGCCCGGAAATCCCGAGGACAGCCAAGCCCGCTATCTCGAAGCGACGGTCGGCGATCTCCGCGTGGCCTCGATCTACCTCCCCAACGGCAATCCTGTCGACACCGAGAAATTCACCTACAAGCTCGCCTGGCTGGACCGGCTGGGTCGGCACGCAAGCGGCCTCTTGGCGAGCGAGCGCAAGATCGTGCTGGCCGGCGACTTCAACGTCTGTCTGACCGACGTCGACGTCTACGATCCCGAGGCCTTCCGCAACGACGCGCTTTGCCGCAGCGAGAGCCGCCAGCGCTTCCGCGCGCTGGTCAACCAGGGCTATACCGATGCCTATCGGGCGCTCTACCCGCGCAGCCACGCCTATTCCTTCTGGGATTACCAGGGTGGGGCCTGGCAGCGCGATCTCGGCTTGCGCATCGACCACCTCCTCTTATCCCCGCAGGCGGCCGACCATCTGGTCGCGGTCGGCATCGACCGCAAGCCCCGGGACCAGGAACGCGCTTCCGATCACACGCCGGTTTGGTGTGAGCTCGGCGATTGA
- the erpA gene encoding iron-sulfur cluster insertion protein ErpA: MSETLLEDRPQCFNLTESAAKRIRFLAQQEGGATTLRLAVTGGGCSGFQYNFSFDDAVTGEDKLFERDGAAVVIDETSLELLAGSELDFVEDLVGAAFQVKNPNATSKCGCGSSFSV, translated from the coding sequence ATGTCTGAGACCCTCCTCGAGGATCGTCCGCAGTGCTTCAATTTGACCGAGAGTGCGGCCAAGCGCATCCGCTTCCTGGCCCAGCAGGAAGGTGGGGCGACGACACTCCGGCTCGCCGTCACCGGCGGCGGCTGTTCCGGATTTCAATACAATTTCAGCTTCGATGACGCCGTCACCGGCGAGGACAAGCTTTTCGAGCGCGACGGCGCCGCCGTGGTGATCGACGAGACCTCGCTCGAGCTTCTGGCGGGCTCGGAGCTGGATTTCGTCGAGGATCTGGTCGGAGCTGCCTTCCAGGTGAAGAACCCCAACGCCACCTCCAAGTGCGGCTGCGGCAGCTCGTTCTCGGTGTGA
- a CDS encoding deoxyguanosinetriphosphate triphosphohydrolase, translating into MTTHAAYASTPETSRGRRFPEPAPADRTEFQRDRDRIIHSTAFRRLKHKTQVFVYHEGDHYRTRLTHSLEVAQIARSIARSLGLNEDLAEALALAHDLGHTCFGHAGEEALDQVMQPFGGFDHNDQTFRVLTQLERRYAEFDGLNLTWETLEGTVKHNGPLAGPGARKPVPPTIAAYQGVQDLELTSHPSAEAQVAALSDDIAYNNHDIDDGLRAGLFKLEDLTHLDLVGPIHAALTQRYQGLEPSRLVHEVVRRLINAMVTDLLAETRQLLAALKPGSAAAVRGLGQPVVAFSETMRAHDRALKEFLFERMYRHYKVNRMAWKARRVVQELFRLFLAEPHCLPAEWCEATDRPGTAVTARVVADYIAGMTDRYALDEHRRLFDPYATT; encoded by the coding sequence ATGACGACCCACGCCGCCTATGCCTCTACGCCCGAGACCAGCCGCGGACGGCGCTTTCCCGAGCCCGCGCCGGCCGACCGCACGGAATTCCAGCGCGACCGCGACCGCATCATCCACTCCACTGCCTTCCGCCGCCTCAAGCACAAGACCCAGGTCTTCGTCTATCACGAGGGCGACCACTACCGGACCCGGCTCACCCATTCTCTCGAAGTGGCGCAGATCGCCCGTTCGATCGCCCGCTCGCTCGGCTTGAACGAGGACCTGGCTGAGGCCTTGGCCCTCGCCCATGACCTCGGCCACACCTGCTTCGGCCACGCCGGCGAGGAGGCGCTCGATCAGGTCATGCAACCCTTCGGCGGCTTCGATCACAATGATCAGACCTTCCGGGTGCTGACCCAGCTCGAGCGCCGCTATGCGGAATTCGACGGGCTCAACCTCACCTGGGAAACCCTCGAAGGCACCGTCAAGCACAACGGCCCGCTGGCGGGCCCCGGCGCACGCAAGCCGGTGCCGCCGACCATCGCCGCCTATCAAGGCGTGCAGGACCTCGAACTCACCAGCCATCCCAGCGCCGAGGCGCAGGTGGCGGCACTCTCGGACGATATCGCCTACAACAATCACGACATCGACGACGGCCTCAGGGCTGGGCTCTTCAAGCTCGAGGATCTGACCCATCTCGATCTGGTGGGGCCGATCCACGCCGCTCTCACCCAACGCTACCAGGGGCTGGAGCCATCGCGGCTGGTGCACGAGGTCGTCCGCCGTTTGATCAACGCCATGGTGACCGATCTGTTGGCGGAGACGCGCCAGCTTCTGGCCGCGCTGAAGCCGGGCTCGGCGGCCGCGGTCAGGGGCCTCGGACAACCCGTCGTCGCCTTCTCCGAAACGATGCGGGCCCATGACCGGGCGCTCAAGGAATTCTTGTTCGAACGGATGTATCGGCATTACAAGGTCAACCGCATGGCCTGGAAGGCGCGGAGGGTGGTCCAGGAGCTGTTTCGATTGTTCCTGGCCGAGCCGCATTGCTTGCCCGCGGAATGGTGCGAGGCGACGGATCGACCGGGAACTGCCGTGACGGCGCGGGTCGTGGCCGACTACATCGCCGGCATGACCGATCGCTACGCGCTCGACGAGCACCGCCGGTTGTTCGACCCCTATGCAACGACATAA
- a CDS encoding arginine--tRNA ligase, which yields MNVFSEFRAEIVKQLEDLTNAGRLLSGLDLTRVGVEPPRSAEHGDIATNAAMVLAKPAGLKPRDLAESLAERLRQRPQVVSATVAGPGFINVKLVDEVWRGCLLDILRAGPSYGDSELGRGQPVNVEYVSANPTGPMHVGHARGAVFGDALASLMAKAGFAVTREFYINDAGAQVDVLARSAYLRYREALGEAIGPIPDGLYPGDYLKETGQALAARDGNKWLGCNDEAWLEPVRDFAVAHMMAMIREDLAALGIRHDVFSSERVLVAGGAVEAILKLLEEKGCLYTGILDPPKGKTPDDWEPRPQTLFRSTAFGDDVDRPIRKSDGSWTYFAADIAYHYDKFRRGFAEMIDVLGADHGGYVKRMQAAVKAISDGTAALDVKMCQLVNLTDKGEPVKMSKRAGMFLTVRDVVERVGKDVVRFIMLTRRNDQSLDFDYAKVTEQSRDNPVFYVQYAHARARSVMRLAAESLPNRDLGPQALAQANLARLTDSGELGLVKMLANWPRIVEGAAEAHEPHRLAFYLQDLAAEFHQLWNKGKDDAALRFIVAGDTDLTLARLALVQAVAYVVASGLAVFGVEPVEEMRG from the coding sequence ATGAACGTTTTCAGTGAATTCCGAGCCGAGATCGTCAAGCAACTCGAAGATCTGACGAATGCCGGCAGGCTCCTCTCCGGCCTCGACCTGACGCGGGTCGGGGTCGAGCCGCCGCGTTCGGCCGAGCATGGCGATATCGCCACCAACGCCGCCATGGTGCTGGCCAAGCCGGCGGGCTTGAAACCGCGGGATCTGGCCGAGAGCCTGGCCGAACGCTTGCGCCAGCGTCCCCAGGTCGTATCGGCGACGGTCGCGGGTCCTGGCTTCATCAACGTCAAGCTCGTGGACGAGGTTTGGCGCGGCTGTCTTCTCGATATCCTCAGGGCAGGCCCCAGCTACGGCGATTCCGAGCTCGGCCGGGGCCAGCCGGTCAATGTCGAGTACGTCTCCGCCAACCCGACCGGGCCCATGCATGTGGGGCATGCGCGCGGCGCGGTGTTCGGCGATGCCTTGGCCTCGCTCATGGCGAAGGCGGGTTTTGCCGTCACCCGCGAGTTCTACATCAACGACGCCGGGGCACAGGTCGATGTGCTGGCGCGCTCTGCCTATCTTCGCTACCGCGAGGCCTTGGGTGAGGCGATCGGTCCGATCCCCGATGGCCTCTATCCCGGCGACTACCTGAAAGAGACCGGCCAGGCGTTGGCCGCCCGCGACGGCAATAAATGGCTCGGCTGCAACGACGAAGCATGGCTGGAGCCGGTGCGTGACTTTGCCGTCGCCCACATGATGGCGATGATCCGCGAGGATCTGGCTGCTCTTGGCATTCGCCACGATGTCTTTTCCTCCGAGCGCGTGCTCGTCGCCGGGGGGGCAGTCGAGGCGATCTTGAAGCTGCTGGAGGAGAAGGGATGCCTCTATACCGGCATCCTCGACCCGCCCAAGGGCAAGACGCCGGATGATTGGGAGCCCAGGCCGCAGACGCTGTTCCGCTCGACCGCGTTCGGCGACGACGTCGACCGGCCGATCCGCAAATCCGACGGCAGCTGGACCTATTTTGCCGCCGACATCGCCTATCACTACGACAAGTTTCGCCGCGGCTTTGCCGAGATGATCGACGTGCTGGGCGCCGATCATGGCGGCTATGTCAAACGCATGCAGGCGGCAGTGAAAGCGATTTCCGACGGCACCGCCGCCCTCGACGTGAAGATGTGCCAGCTGGTCAATCTCACCGACAAAGGCGAGCCGGTGAAGATGTCGAAGCGGGCCGGCATGTTCCTCACCGTGCGCGACGTCGTCGAGCGGGTCGGCAAGGATGTCGTGCGCTTCATCATGCTGACCCGCCGCAACGACCAGTCCCTCGACTTCGACTACGCCAAGGTGACCGAGCAGAGCCGCGACAACCCGGTCTTCTACGTCCAATACGCCCATGCGCGGGCCCGCTCGGTGATGCGGCTCGCCGCCGAATCGCTGCCAAATCGCGATCTCGGCCCCCAGGCGCTCGCCCAAGCAAACCTGGCCCGCTTGACCGACTCGGGCGAGCTTGGTTTAGTCAAAATGCTGGCGAACTGGCCGCGTATCGTCGAAGGCGCGGCGGAGGCCCATGAGCCGCACCGTCTGGCCTTCTATCTGCAGGACCTCGCAGCCGAGTTCCACCAGCTTTGGAACAAGGGCAAGGACGATGCGGCACTTAGATTCATCGTCGCCGGAGATACGGATTTGACGCTCGCCCGGCTGGCACTGGTACAAGCGGTGGCATACGTGGTGGCTTCCGGGCTCGCGGTGTTCGGCGTCGAGCCGGTAGAGGAGATGCGCGGATGA
- a CDS encoding SPOR domain-containing protein encodes MTGEDYEIEGEEPEAQPKRRRFRALAVLIALFVVGAFGGVVWYAYSEGPSSKGGAVAPILKAEEGPTKVKPSQPGGMTVPNQDKLVLNNMQQPTGAQGTGQVERLLAPPETPVPRPVPPAPAAAPPASPQAAAGGAPTPIPPPPPAVISVPATPAPATVPSAAAAPPPSSAAPAPAASLPPPPPAPPPVTASGSAPPAAAKASAPAAAQAAKPQTAALAPGSGEYRVQLGSVQSADAANKEWERLKRTVPEVAPMQLTVVRADLGGEKGVFFRIQAGPLSGENAKLLCEALKTRNQGCLVVKP; translated from the coding sequence ATGACAGGCGAGGACTACGAGATCGAAGGCGAGGAGCCCGAAGCGCAGCCGAAGCGCCGGCGCTTCCGCGCCCTGGCCGTCCTCATCGCGTTGTTCGTGGTCGGCGCCTTCGGTGGGGTGGTCTGGTACGCCTATAGCGAGGGGCCATCCTCGAAGGGCGGCGCGGTGGCGCCCATCCTCAAGGCCGAAGAGGGACCGACCAAGGTCAAGCCCAGCCAGCCCGGCGGCATGACCGTTCCCAATCAAGACAAGCTCGTGCTCAACAACATGCAGCAGCCGACCGGCGCCCAGGGTACGGGCCAGGTGGAGCGCCTGCTGGCGCCGCCGGAAACGCCGGTGCCGCGCCCGGTGCCGCCGGCGCCCGCTGCCGCCCCGCCGGCGAGCCCACAAGCTGCCGCCGGCGGTGCCCCGACTCCGATCCCGCCACCGCCGCCGGCGGTCATCTCCGTTCCCGCGACACCGGCTCCGGCCACGGTGCCGAGCGCCGCCGCCGCCCCGCCGCCGTCGAGTGCGGCGCCAGCCCCGGCCGCTTCCTTGCCGCCGCCGCCGCCGGCGCCGCCGCCGGTGACCGCGTCGGGCAGCGCGCCGCCGGCCGCCGCAAAAGCAAGCGCTCCGGCGGCGGCACAAGCGGCCAAGCCGCAGACGGCTGCGCTCGCTCCGGGAAGCGGGGAGTACCGCGTGCAGCTCGGCTCGGTGCAGTCGGCCGATGCCGCCAATAAGGAATGGGAACGCCTGAAGCGGACGGTGCCGGAGGTGGCGCCGATGCAGCTGACGGTGGTGCGTGCCGATCTCGGCGGCGAAAAGGGGGTGTTTTTCCGCATCCAGGCCGGCCCGCTCAGCGGCGAGAACGCCAAGCTCCTGTGCGAGGCGCTGAAGACCCGCAACCAAGGATGTCTCGTTGTCAAACCCTGA
- the nagZ gene encoding beta-N-acetylhexosaminidase, whose product MSNPEPSGRLPTAVVFGVAGVTLAAEERRFLRDADPLGFILMQRNCRDPQQVRALVLELRATVGRAVPVLIDQEGGRVARMKPPHWRAAPAAARFGELAQRDRAAGLEACRLNARLLAAELAPLGVSVNCLPVLDLSLPETHKAIGDRAYAADPMLVAALGRAAADGLIEGGVLPVIKHMPGHGRATVDSHHDLPVVTTAAAVLEATDFAAFRANADLPWGMTAHVVYKAIDALPATVSPTAISRVIRGSIGFGGFLISDDLGMKALPGGFADRAQAALAAGCDAVLHCSGDMGEMAEVMAGVRRLTDESGRRLAAGAQCIAPAASVEMAGLVRRLERLLAVAA is encoded by the coding sequence TTGTCAAACCCTGAGCCGTCCGGCCGTCTGCCGACAGCCGTCGTCTTCGGGGTCGCCGGTGTCACGCTCGCAGCCGAGGAACGTCGGTTCCTCCGCGATGCCGATCCCCTGGGCTTCATCCTCATGCAGCGCAACTGCCGGGACCCCCAGCAGGTGCGGGCGCTGGTGTTGGAGCTGCGCGCCACCGTCGGCCGCGCGGTGCCGGTGCTGATCGACCAGGAGGGAGGCCGTGTTGCCCGGATGAAGCCGCCGCATTGGCGAGCGGCTCCCGCCGCCGCACGCTTCGGCGAGCTTGCGCAGAGAGACCGCGCCGCCGGGCTCGAGGCTTGCCGTCTCAATGCCCGGCTGCTGGCGGCGGAATTGGCGCCGCTTGGGGTCAGCGTGAATTGTCTGCCGGTCCTCGATTTGAGCCTGCCGGAAACCCACAAGGCGATCGGCGACCGGGCCTATGCCGCCGATCCGATGCTGGTCGCCGCACTCGGCCGCGCCGCCGCCGACGGCCTGATCGAGGGCGGCGTCTTGCCGGTGATCAAGCACATGCCTGGACATGGCCGCGCCACCGTCGACAGCCACCATGATTTGCCGGTGGTGACGACCGCAGCGGCGGTGTTGGAGGCGACGGACTTCGCGGCGTTTCGCGCCAATGCCGATCTGCCCTGGGGCATGACCGCCCATGTCGTCTACAAGGCGATCGATGCGTTGCCGGCGACGGTGTCGCCCACGGCGATCTCCCGGGTGATCCGCGGCAGCATCGGGTTTGGCGGATTTCTCATTTCCGACGATCTCGGCATGAAGGCGCTGCCGGGGGGATTTGCCGATCGCGCCCAGGCGGCACTGGCCGCCGGTTGCGATGCCGTCCTGCATTGCTCGGGCGACATGGGCGAGATGGCCGAGGTCATGGCGGGTGTGCGGAGGCTGACGGACGAGTCGGGCCGGCGCCTGGCGGCGGGCGCCCAGTGCATCGCACCGGCCGCTTCCGTCGAGATGGCGGGGCTCGTTCGGCGCCTCGAACGCTTGCTGGCCGTGGCGGCGTGA